In Microbacterium sp. zg-Y818, the genomic window GCCCAGCGTGAGGCTCACGGTCCGGGGCACGGCGACGCTGATCTCGGCCTTGGGGCCGCCGGCACCGAAGTTGCGGAAGACCTGCACGAAGTTGTCCCAGCGCAACTGCGGGTGGTCGATCTCGAGCGCACCGTCCGTCGCCTCGATGCGCAGATCCTTCACGGTGACCCCGTGCACCTCGATGCGTACCCCGGGTTCATCGTGGGCCACGATGTCGACCTGCCCACCGACGAGGCCCACTTTCAGCGTGCGGATGCCGTCGACGTCGATCACGCGAGTCTCGCCGGGATGGATGATCCACTTCTCGATGGCCATGTCTGCTCCTGGGTTCGGTGGTGCGATATATCGCGTTTCGCAGGAGGGTAACACGATATATCGCGACTATGCCAGGGGTGGGGTGTGGAACGCCTTTCGAGCGGGGTGCTGGAGGGTTTGACCTTGACGCGGCGTCAACCCGTAGCGTCGGTGCCGAAGGGAGATGGGCATGGAATGGTCCATTCAAGACGTCGCCCGGCTCGCCGGGACGACCAGCCGCACACTCCGGCACTACGACGACATCGGGCTTCTCGTCCCCTCGAGCGTCGGCACCAACGGCTACCGCCGCTACGACGAGGCGGCGCTGGTGCGACTGCAGCGCATCCTGCTCCTTCGCCAGCTGGGGCTGGGGCTCTCGGGCATCGCCGACGTGCTGGCCCGCCAGGCCGACGAGCAGGATGCCCTCGAGGCGCACCTGGCGTTGCTGCGGCAGGAGCAAGACAGATTGACGCGGCAGATCGCGGCAGTCGAATCGACGATCGGAGCACTGAGAGGAGGTGAACAACTCATGGCACAGGGCATGTTCGACGGCTTCGACCACACGCAGTACGAATCCGAAGTGGTGCAGCGCTGGGGGTCCGAGGCGTATGCGCAGAGCGACCGCTGGTGGCGGGGGCTCGGTGCGGACGAGCGGGCGCAGTGGCAGGACGAGACGGCGCGGCTCGCGAGCGACTGGAAGGATGCCGCCGCGCGCGGCATCGCCCCCGAATCCGACGAGGCCCAGCAGCTCGCGGCGCGTCACGTGGCGTGGTTGACCGGGGTGCGCGGCGCGCCGACGTCGCGCGACCAGGTGAAGGGATACGTGCTCGGCTTGGGCGAGATGTATGTCGCCGACCCGCGGTTCGCGGCGAACTACGGGGGTCAGGCCGGCGCGGAGTTCGTGCGCGACGTGTTGCGCGTGTACGCGCAGCACGCGCTCTGATCCCGCAGACGCCACAAGGGCCCGGCGCGATGCGCCGGGCCCTTGTTCGGGTGAGGTCTTAGACCCTCTTGTTGCCGCTGATCACGCGGAAGAGGAAAGCGATCAGTGCGATCACACCGACGATCAGTGCCACCCACAGCAGCCAGCTGAGCGCGGTGTTCATACCACCGACGATGGCCAGAATGATGGCGACGACGATGATGATGAGGAGTGCGATGTTCATGGGGGCTCCTTGTTATGTCTCCCACACCCACCGGGGAGCGGGCGTTGAGCGCGGGTCAGCGCTCGCAATCACGCTAGCGATCCTGTGTGTTAGCCGACGAACCCTTGACGGCGCAGCTCGCACCCTGATAGAACGTGCGCGCGTCCGCTGTCAACCCCGTGCGTGCAGATCCTCCGGCGCCTAACGTCAAGGAACCCGCTGACGAGGAGGCAACATGCCGCAGGGTCGAGGAGCGAACAGTCTCAAGGATCCCGAGCTGTACGAAGAGCTGCGCGAGGGCGGGGCTTCCCAGCAGAAGGCCGCGCGTATCTCCAATGCGGCCGCTCGCGACGGCCGCTCCAGCGTCGGTGGGCGCGGTGGCAAGGCGGGCGACTACGACGACTGGACCGTCACGGACCTGCGGGGCAGGGCGAAGGAGCTCGGCCTCTCCGGATACTCCGGCAAGCGCAAGGCGGAGCTGATCGACATGCTCCGCAACCACTGACGGTGCCGCGTCTTCGGCGCGTGCGCCCCGGGGTCGACGCGGGCATCCGGCGTGTGCGCTCGGGATCCGGGTTCCGCTACCTCGATGGTCAGGGTGAACCGTGCAGCGCAGAGGACCGAGAGCGCATCCTGGCCCTGGTGATCCCGCCGGCCTGGCGGGATGTCTGGATCAGCGCCGCCCCCAACGGGCACATCCAGGCGGTGGGCGTTGATGAGGCTGGACGCAGTCAGTACCTCTACCACGCGGACTGGGCGCCCAAGCGGGACAAGGGCAAGTACGCTCGCGCGCTGCTGTTGGCCGAGGCGCTGCCGCGGGCGCGGGGACGCGTGACGGCGGCCCTGCGCACAGACGATCTGAGTCGGGAGCGGGTGCTGGCTACCGCGTTCCGGCTGCTGGATCAGGCTGCCGTGCGCATCGGGTCGGAGCGTCACCTCTCGCGGACGGGAAATCGAGGGCTGACGACGCTCCAGCGCCGCCACGCCACCGTTGACGGATCGACGGTCACGCTGAGCTTTCCCGGCAAGAGCGGAAAGCGTCAGCTCATCGAATTCGACGACGCCGACCTGGCCGCGGTGCTCGCCGTGCTGACCGCCGGCCGGCCCGGATCACCGCTGCTGTCCTGGGATCGGGGCCGGCAACGTCAGCCCTTGACGCCGAAAGAGGTCAACGCCTACGTGCGATCGCTGACCGGCGGCGACTTCACCGCGAAGGACTTCCGCACCCTGCGAGGCACGGTTCTCGCGGCCGACACCCTCGCCCGCATCGGCACGGTCGACCGCAAGCGCGACCGCAAGCGCGCGGAGGTCCTCGCGGTCAAACGCGCCTCCGATGCGCTGGGCAACACCCCGACGGTCGCCCGCGGTTCGTACATCGACCCGCGCGTGTTCAGCCGTTACCGGGCGGGAAGGCTGCTGGACACCTCCGTCTCGCCGGAATCGGCGATCCGCGCGCTGATCCTGCAGAGCGTTCCCTAGCCTGAGCGCGTGGCACGGTTCTCATGGGTGACCCTGGCGGTGGTCGTGCTCGGTGGCGCCCTCGGCGTCGCGGCCCGTGCGGCTCTCGTCGTGCCGTGGGGTACCGACGCGCACCCGCTCGTCGTGCCGGGCGTGACGATGCTCGTCAACGTCACCGGGTCCTTTGCGCTCGGGTGGCTCGTGGGCCGGCTCGGAGAGCGCAGGCCGCGTCTGCGCGCCTTCGCCGGCACCGGTGTGCTGGGCGGGTTCACCACCTACAGCGCCTTCGCCGTGCAGTCGGTGGAGGTGTTCGGGGCCGCGCCCGTGACCGGGGTCGCGCTGGCAGCGGTGGCGGTGGTCGGCGGTGCCGTGGCGGCGGCCTGGGGTCTGGTGATCGGACGCAGGCAGCGTGCTGCGCGGCACGAGGTGGAGGCGGCGGCATGATCAACTGGGACATCGTCGCCCTCGTCGCCGCCGGTGGGGTCGGTGCCGGCGCGCGTTACGCAGTGGATGCCGCGGTGATGCGCGGGCGCACCGACGCGTTCCCGCTCGGCATCCTGCTCATCAACGTCTCGGGATCCCTGGCACTGGGCTTCCTCGTCGGCCTCGGCACCCTCGTCTCGCCGGAGTGGGGGACGATCATCGGGGTGGGACTGCTCGGAGGATTCACCACCTTCAGCACCGTCAGCGTCGACGCTGTGCTTCTGGCCCAGAGCGGTCGGAGGGACTGGGCCGTGGTCAACCTGGCGACCACCGCCGCTCTGGCGGTGGTCGGCGCCGCGACCGGCATGGTCGTCGGGGGCCTCATCCCGCGCTGACCCGGCGCGTATGCCGCGTGGGATACTAGGACTCGATACATCCGCGTATCGGCCGCGCTCGCGGCGTTCTGTACCCCCGCAACAACGCTCGCAAAGGCAGCCCGTGTCGAACCTCGCCGTCCTGAGCCTGAAGAACCGCGCGCTCATCGCCCTCATCACCATCGTCGCGGCCGTCTTCGGCGGACTGGCGCTGACCAACCTCAAGCAGGAACTGATCCCCTCGATCGAGTTCCCCGCGCTGACGGTCGTCGCGACCTACCCCGGCGCATCGCCCGAGGTGGTGTCCAACGACGTCTCCCTCCCGATCGAGAACGCGATCCAGGCGGTTCCCGGGCTGGAATCCACCACCGCGACGAGCACGACGAACGCCTCGATCATCCAGGCCTCGTTCACCTACGGCACGGATCTCGCCACCGCCGAGCAGAAGATCTTGCAGGCGATCAACCGCATCGAGGGCCAGCTGCCCGAGTCGGTCGACCCGCAGGTGTTCAGCCTGTCGATCGACGACCTCCCCGTCATCCAGCTCGCCGTCACCGGGTACGACGATGAAGCGGCGATCCAGGAGCTGCTGGAGTCCACGGTCATCCCGGACCTCGAGGACGTCCCCGGGGTCAACTCCGCCGAGGTGGTCGGGGGTGCCG contains:
- a CDS encoding MerR family transcriptional regulator, translated to MEWSIQDVARLAGTTSRTLRHYDDIGLLVPSSVGTNGYRRYDEAALVRLQRILLLRQLGLGLSGIADVLARQADEQDALEAHLALLRQEQDRLTRQIAAVESTIGALRGGEQLMAQGMFDGFDHTQYESEVVQRWGSEAYAQSDRWWRGLGADERAQWQDETARLASDWKDAAARGIAPESDEAQQLAARHVAWLTGVRGAPTSRDQVKGYVLGLGEMYVADPRFAANYGGQAGAEFVRDVLRVYAQHAL
- a CDS encoding Rho termination factor N-terminal domain-containing protein; its protein translation is MPQGRGANSLKDPELYEELREGGASQQKAARISNAAARDGRSSVGGRGGKAGDYDDWTVTDLRGRAKELGLSGYSGKRKAELIDMLRNH
- a CDS encoding DNA topoisomerase IB, with translation MPRLRRVRPGVDAGIRRVRSGSGFRYLDGQGEPCSAEDRERILALVIPPAWRDVWISAAPNGHIQAVGVDEAGRSQYLYHADWAPKRDKGKYARALLLAEALPRARGRVTAALRTDDLSRERVLATAFRLLDQAAVRIGSERHLSRTGNRGLTTLQRRHATVDGSTVTLSFPGKSGKRQLIEFDDADLAAVLAVLTAGRPGSPLLSWDRGRQRQPLTPKEVNAYVRSLTGGDFTAKDFRTLRGTVLAADTLARIGTVDRKRDRKRAEVLAVKRASDALGNTPTVARGSYIDPRVFSRYRAGRLLDTSVSPESAIRALILQSVP
- a CDS encoding CrcB family protein encodes the protein MARFSWVTLAVVVLGGALGVAARAALVVPWGTDAHPLVVPGVTMLVNVTGSFALGWLVGRLGERRPRLRAFAGTGVLGGFTTYSAFAVQSVEVFGAAPVTGVALAAVAVVGGAVAAAWGLVIGRRQRAARHEVEAAA
- a CDS encoding CrcB family protein, yielding MINWDIVALVAAGGVGAGARYAVDAAVMRGRTDAFPLGILLINVSGSLALGFLVGLGTLVSPEWGTIIGVGLLGGFTTFSTVSVDAVLLAQSGRRDWAVVNLATTAALAVVGAATGMVVGGLIPR